The Gemmatimonadales bacterium sequence TGATCGTCCACCCACCACCGGTCATGTTCAGGTTGCCGCCATCCAGGGTGCCGGTAAGCGCAACGGGTGCGCCGCCTCCCAGGCTGACCGTTCCAGTAGCATTCACAGCGTGCGCTGCTGGACCAGGCAGGCCCGGCTCCCGGCTCCGGCGAGATTGGGGAGCGGAGACGGCACTGGCAAAGGTGATGGAAAGCGGGCCCGTCAGCCCGCTGGAGCTGGCGACCAGCCCGACGTAACTGGTCGATGCACCGGGTCCGCCGCCGGTGTTGGTGTCGCTGCTATCGTCGCTGCAGCCGGCCAGAAGTGTGCCAGTGAGGGCGAGCGAGCAGAGCAGGTGGCGGGTGGCGGTGAGGTGGGGGCGAGCAAGCATCGGAACCTCCGTGGAGAGAGTATACCCCAGGCGGACTCACGTGGGCTCGGGCCCGTGAGCCGGGTTCCAGTATGCAGGCCGGTACCACATGATGCAACCATTCCTGCGGCAGGGCGGCACTGGTGTCTAGGAGGGCTGGTAGGTGGCCGCCAGTCGCAGCATCGTCAACACTACCACCGATCGCCCGGTCCACACGGCCACCCTGATCCAGTTCAGGCGCGCAAACCTCTGGAACCCATCGGGGTGGAACCGGTCCACCGGGCCATGCCCGACGGCATACCGGACCACCGGGACGGTGATCCAGGCGCAGAGGAGCAGGCCCAGGTTGATCCCGTGGAGCCACGGGGGAATCCCGGCGGGCTGCAGCAGGGCGACGCCGACGCCGCTCCCCCCTTCGATCACCACCAGCGGCCAGAAGAGCGCCCGGGAGATGCCACGGTAAATCCGGACGTGATGTGGCCAGTTGTCGGGGGTGGCCCGCGCGAGCCGAGGAATGATCGTGAGCTGGATGGTCCACACCACCCCGGCCAGGAGCAGGGTGGTGGCCGCGTGCACCAGCAGCAAGTCGTGGGTCAGGGGCATCCGGTCAGTGGACGAGCTTCTTGTACTTGATGCGGTGCGGCTGGTCGGCCGACGTGCCCTTCCGGCGGTGAAAGTCCGCGGAGTACTCCTGGTAGTTCCCCTCGAACCAGGCCACCTGGCTGTCGCCCTCGAACGCGAGGATGTGCGTGGCGATCCGGTCGAGGAACCACCGGTCGTGGCTGATGACCACGGCGCAGCCCGCGAACGCCACCAGGGCGTCTTCGAGCGCCCGGAGCGTGTCCACGTCGAGGTCGTTGGTCGGTTCGTCGAGCAGCAGCAGGTTGCCGCCGGTCTTGAGCAGCTTGGCGAGGTGCAGCCGGTTCCGCTCCCCGCCCGAGAGAATGCCCACCTTCTTCTGCTGGTCGGTGCCGCGGAAGTTGAAGCCGGCACAGTAGGCGCGCGCGTTCACCTCGCGGCCGCCGAAGTCGAGCACATCCGCGCCGTCGCTGATTTCCTCGTACACCGTCTTGGAGGCGTCGAGCGCCTCGCGGCTCTGGTCCACATAGGAGGCCTTCACCGTGGCCCCGACCGTCAGGGTGCCGGCGTCGGGTTGCTCCTGCTGGGCGATCATGCGGAAGAGGGTGGTCTTCCCGGCGCCGTTGGCGCCGATGACGCCCACGATCCCGCCGCGCGGCAGGGAGAAGTCGAGGTGCTCGAAGAGGAGCCGGTCGCCGTACCCCTTGGCGAGGCCCTTGGCGATGACCACTTCGTCGCCGAGTCGGGGCGGCCGCGGAATCAGGATTTCCGCCGTGCCTTCGCGCGCCCGATCCCCCTCGGCCAGCATCTCCTCGTAGCGGGTGACACGCGCCTTGTTCTTGGCCTGCCGGGCCCGCGGGGACATCTGCACCCATTCGAGTTCGCGCTGCAGGGTCCGCTGCCGGGCCGAGGCCTGCTTTTCCTCGTTCGCGAGCCGGGCCTGCTTCTGCTCCAGCCAGGAGGAGTAGTTCCCCTTCCACGGAATGCCCTGCCCGCGGTCCAGCTCGAGAATCCACCCCGCCACGTTGTC is a genomic window containing:
- the ettA gene encoding energy-dependent translational throttle protein EttA; protein product: MANPQYIYTMVNLGKVVPPKREVLKGIYLSFFPGAKIGVLGSNGAGKSSLLRIMAGVDQDFIGEARAAEGTKIGFLPQEPVLDPDKDVRGNVEEAVREQRALLTEFEAVSARFAEPMSDDEMTALLEHQGNLQERIETLNLWDLDRTIDIAMDALRLPPGDASVATLSGGEKRRVALCRVLLEQPDMLLLDEPTNHLDAESVAWLERHLAEFPGTVVAVTHDRYFLDNVAGWILELDRGQGIPWKGNYSSWLEQKQARLANEEKQASARQRTLQRELEWVQMSPRARQAKNKARVTRYEEMLAEGDRAREGTAEILIPRPPRLGDEVVIAKGLAKGYGDRLLFEHLDFSLPRGGIVGVIGANGAGKTTLFRMIAQQEQPDAGTLTVGATVKASYVDQSREALDASKTVYEEISDGADVLDFGGREVNARAYCAGFNFRGTDQQKKVGILSGGERNRLHLAKLLKTGGNLLLLDEPTNDLDVDTLRALEDALVAFAGCAVVISHDRWFLDRIATHILAFEGDSQVAWFEGNYQEYSADFHRRKGTSADQPHRIKYKKLVH